A stretch of the Thermus thermophilus genome encodes the following:
- a CDS encoding ribose-phosphate diphosphokinase, with the protein MEIQLFSGSAHPDLARRVAEALGVPLGKALVDRFPDGEVRVRLLESVRGEDVYLIQPTCPPVNDHLMELLLLADAARRSSAGRINAVIPYFGYARQDKQTEGREPISAKLVAGLLERVGVERVIAIDLHAPQIQGFFDIPVDHLSAVRLFARYLREKGYVENAVVVSPDAGRAEEAGRLAERLGLPLAMLAKRRLGPRETSVTYVIGDVEGKRPILVDDIVSTGGTIRRGVEALLRAGALPEVVVMATHAVLVGEARENLSHPAIQEVVFTDTVPLKDGGYTVLSTAELLAQAIRHVHTNQSVSALI; encoded by the coding sequence ATGGAAATCCAGCTCTTCTCGGGGAGCGCCCACCCCGACCTGGCCCGGCGGGTGGCGGAGGCCTTGGGGGTCCCCTTGGGGAAGGCCCTGGTGGACCGCTTTCCCGATGGGGAGGTGCGGGTCAGGCTTCTTGAGAGCGTCCGCGGGGAGGACGTCTACCTCATCCAGCCCACCTGCCCCCCGGTGAACGACCACCTGATGGAGCTCCTCCTCCTCGCCGACGCCGCCAGGCGGAGCTCGGCGGGGCGCATCAACGCCGTCATCCCCTACTTCGGCTACGCCCGCCAGGACAAGCAGACGGAGGGCCGGGAGCCCATCAGCGCCAAGCTGGTGGCGGGGCTTTTGGAGAGGGTGGGGGTGGAGCGGGTCATCGCCATTGACCTCCACGCCCCCCAGATCCAGGGCTTCTTTGACATCCCCGTGGACCACCTCTCCGCCGTGCGCCTCTTCGCCCGCTACCTCCGGGAAAAGGGATACGTGGAAAACGCCGTGGTGGTCTCCCCGGACGCGGGCCGGGCCGAGGAGGCGGGGAGGCTTGCGGAAAGGCTCGGCCTTCCCCTCGCCATGCTGGCCAAAAGGCGCCTCGGGCCCCGGGAGACTTCCGTGACCTACGTCATCGGGGACGTGGAGGGGAAAAGGCCCATCCTGGTGGACGACATCGTCTCCACCGGGGGGACGATAAGGCGGGGGGTGGAGGCCCTCCTCCGGGCGGGGGCGCTTCCCGAGGTGGTGGTCATGGCCACCCACGCCGTCCTGGTGGGGGAGGCCCGGGAGAACCTCTCCCACCCGGCCATCCAGGAAGTGGTCTTCACCGACACCGTCCCCCTAAAGGACGGGGGCTACACGGTGCTCTCCACCGCCGAGCTCCTGGCCCAGGCCATCCGCCACGTCCACACCAACCAGTCGGTGAGTGCCCTCATCTGA
- the uvrC gene encoding excinuclease ABC subunit UvrC, whose product MGGVRAQDLPPLPEAPGVYLWKRGEEVLYVGKAKSLRARVRSYFHAEGKARRIAEEATGLDFIATRDEVEALLLEANLIKAHRPPYNVLLKDDKHYPFLKLTNEPFPTLLVVRRVEEDGAKYYGPFPEAGALRRIKTLIDRLFPLRKNSGYPMKRRRYPCLNYSMGRCLAPCVGKADPEAYREVVRQVEAVLEGRVDGLLQELEAKMREAARRLEFERAAEIRDQMEALRAFFSTGQQAFDPEMGDLDFLGLARSGALAVVQLYQVRSGRILGRIGRVVEKEEATDEEILWAFLRDHYLEASPLPPLVLLPFPLEDLEGLAELLKRRAGRKVELRVPKKGEKARLLELAERNARLALETELKLRERRGEHPALKALQDLLGLPARPWRLEGYDVSHLQGQARVFSIAVFEGGRPKRQEYRRMRLKAGNDDYAAMEEGVFRRYTGSLKDLPLPDLLLIDGGIGQVRAAERALARAGLRLPLVGLAKGEEVLVTPEGRELRLPLTHPALQLLIHLRDEAHQNGLRYHQKRRSEELFRVLQGIPGIGERRRRLLLERYGGLRALKEAPLEELARLPGMSLEAARALKAALAGEEPT is encoded by the coding sequence ATGGGGGGCGTGCGGGCCCAAGACCTCCCTCCCCTCCCCGAGGCCCCCGGGGTCTACCTCTGGAAGCGGGGGGAGGAGGTGCTCTACGTGGGCAAGGCCAAGAGCCTCCGCGCCCGGGTACGGAGCTACTTCCACGCCGAGGGCAAGGCCCGGCGCATCGCCGAGGAGGCCACGGGCCTGGACTTCATCGCCACCCGGGACGAGGTGGAGGCCCTCCTCCTCGAGGCCAACCTCATCAAGGCCCACCGCCCCCCCTACAACGTCCTCCTCAAGGACGACAAGCACTACCCCTTCCTCAAGCTCACCAACGAGCCCTTCCCCACCCTCCTCGTGGTGCGCCGGGTGGAGGAGGACGGGGCCAAGTACTACGGCCCCTTCCCCGAGGCGGGGGCGCTTCGCCGCATCAAGACCCTCATAGACCGCCTCTTCCCCTTGCGCAAGAACTCGGGCTACCCCATGAAGCGGAGGCGCTACCCCTGCCTGAACTACAGCATGGGGCGCTGCCTCGCCCCTTGCGTGGGGAAGGCGGACCCAGAGGCCTACCGGGAGGTGGTGCGCCAGGTGGAGGCGGTCCTGGAGGGCCGGGTGGACGGGCTCCTTCAGGAGCTCGAGGCCAAGATGCGGGAGGCGGCGAGAAGGCTTGAGTTTGAGCGGGCGGCGGAGATCCGCGACCAGATGGAGGCCCTAAGGGCCTTCTTCTCCACGGGCCAGCAGGCCTTTGACCCGGAGATGGGGGACCTGGACTTTTTGGGCCTTGCCCGCTCCGGAGCCCTCGCCGTGGTGCAGCTCTACCAGGTGCGCTCCGGGCGGATCCTCGGCCGCATCGGCCGCGTGGTGGAGAAGGAGGAGGCCACGGACGAGGAAATCCTCTGGGCCTTCCTCCGGGACCACTACCTGGAGGCCTCCCCCCTCCCCCCCCTCGTCCTCCTCCCCTTTCCCCTGGAGGACCTGGAGGGCCTCGCCGAGCTCCTTAAGCGCCGCGCGGGGCGGAAGGTGGAGCTAAGGGTGCCGAAGAAGGGGGAGAAGGCGAGGCTCTTGGAGCTTGCCGAAAGGAACGCCCGCCTCGCCCTGGAGACCGAGCTTAAGCTTCGGGAAAGGCGGGGGGAGCACCCCGCCCTCAAGGCCCTCCAGGACCTCCTGGGGCTTCCCGCCCGCCCCTGGCGCCTCGAGGGCTACGACGTGAGCCACCTCCAGGGCCAGGCCCGGGTCTTCTCCATCGCCGTCTTTGAGGGGGGAAGGCCCAAGCGGCAGGAGTACCGCAGGATGCGCCTCAAGGCGGGGAACGACGACTACGCCGCCATGGAGGAAGGGGTCTTCCGCCGCTACACGGGAAGCCTCAAAGACCTTCCCCTCCCCGACCTCCTCCTCATTGACGGGGGAATAGGCCAGGTGCGGGCGGCGGAAAGGGCCCTGGCGCGGGCGGGCCTCAGGCTTCCCCTGGTGGGCCTCGCCAAGGGGGAGGAGGTCCTGGTCACGCCGGAGGGGCGGGAGCTCCGCCTCCCCCTTACCCACCCGGCCTTGCAGCTCCTTATCCACCTCCGGGACGAGGCCCACCAAAACGGCCTCCGCTACCACCAGAAGCGGCGGAGCGAGGAGCTTTTCCGGGTCCTCCAGGGCATCCCCGGGATCGGGGAGAGGAGGAGGCGGCTCCTTTTGGAGCGCTACGGGGGGCTAAGGGCCCTTAAGGAAGCCCCCCTGGAGGAGCTCGCCCGGCTTCCCGGGATGAGCCTCGAGGCCGCCCGGGCCCTCAAGGCGGCCCTGGCTGGGGAAGAGCCCACCTGA
- a CDS encoding dipeptidase has product MPPFLVDAHLDLAWNARALGRDLTLSLEALRAQDPHPDTPLVTLPSLKEAGVALAFATLFADPREGAREDWEEEVYAQLALYEAWERGGLVRVLRERADLLAHLERFPQDGVLGLVLLLEGAHALEAPEDLRPLRERGLRLLSLTWATGNAYAGGNAEPGPLTAKGQALLQEMAALGVALDLSHLAEEAAWRALEAYRGPVCATHANCRALVPSERHLSDGLLRALAGREGVLGLVPFNAFLDPAWKRGMPRLPLEAFLRHKAHAEALMGGGRVGLGTDWDGGFGLEATPQGLDRHRDLCALGGEGFLGGNWLRWLLGWF; this is encoded by the coding sequence GTGCCCCCCTTCCTGGTGGACGCCCACCTGGACCTGGCCTGGAACGCCCGCGCCCTGGGGCGGGACCTCACCCTTTCCCTGGAAGCCCTCCGCGCCCAGGACCCCCACCCCGACACCCCCCTGGTCACCCTCCCGAGCCTTAAGGAGGCGGGGGTGGCCCTCGCCTTCGCCACCCTCTTCGCCGACCCCCGGGAAGGGGCACGGGAGGACTGGGAGGAGGAGGTGTACGCCCAGCTCGCCCTCTACGAGGCCTGGGAGAGGGGGGGCCTCGTGAGGGTCCTAAGGGAGCGGGCGGACCTCTTGGCCCACCTGGAGCGCTTCCCCCAAGACGGCGTCTTGGGCCTCGTCCTCCTCCTGGAGGGGGCCCACGCCCTGGAAGCCCCGGAGGACCTCCGCCCCTTGCGGGAAAGGGGCCTCAGGCTCCTTTCCCTCACCTGGGCCACGGGAAACGCCTACGCCGGCGGGAACGCCGAGCCCGGCCCCCTTACGGCCAAGGGCCAAGCCCTCCTCCAGGAGATGGCGGCCCTGGGCGTGGCCCTGGACCTCTCCCACCTGGCGGAGGAGGCCGCCTGGAGGGCCCTGGAGGCCTACCGGGGCCCCGTGTGCGCCACCCACGCCAACTGCCGCGCCCTGGTGCCCTCCGAGAGGCACCTCTCCGACGGGCTCTTGCGGGCCCTGGCCGGGCGGGAGGGGGTTTTGGGCCTCGTGCCCTTCAACGCCTTCTTGGACCCCGCCTGGAAGCGGGGGATGCCGCGGCTTCCCCTGGAGGCCTTCCTCCGGCACAAGGCCCACGCCGAGGCCCTCATGGGCGGGGGGCGGGTGGGCCTGGGCACGGACTGGGACGGGGGGTTCGGCCTCGAGGCCACCCCCCAGGGCCTGGACCGGCACCGGGACCTATGCGCCTTAGGGGGCGAGGGGTTTTTGGGCGGGAACTGGCTACGCTGGCTCCTTGGCTGGTTCTAG
- a CDS encoding PaaI family thioesterase produces MEVKAFLERETLDQTLGVRYLKAEKDEVVAELAVTPKVHQPFGFLHGGATVALAESVASVGGFLNCPPGHAAFGLEINCNHLRKKREGTIRAVGKPLHVGRTTQVWEVKVYDEEGRLVAASRCTLAVVPLEPAKEPA; encoded by the coding sequence ATGGAGGTCAAGGCCTTCCTGGAACGGGAAACCCTGGATCAGACTTTGGGGGTGCGCTACCTCAAGGCGGAGAAGGACGAGGTGGTGGCGGAGCTTGCGGTGACGCCCAAGGTCCACCAGCCCTTCGGCTTCCTCCACGGGGGGGCCACGGTGGCCCTGGCGGAGAGCGTGGCGAGCGTGGGGGGGTTTCTGAACTGCCCCCCGGGGCACGCCGCCTTCGGCCTGGAGATCAACTGCAACCACCTCCGCAAGAAGCGGGAGGGGACGATCCGGGCCGTGGGGAAGCCCCTCCACGTGGGCCGCACCACCCAGGTCTGGGAGGTGAAGGTCTACGACGAGGAAGGGCGCCTGGTGGCCGCAAGCCGCTGCACCCTGGCCGTGGTCCCCCTAGAACCAGCCAAGGAGCCAGCGTAG
- a CDS encoding alpha/beta fold hydrolase — protein sequence MGEIRLFPGLLAPPAGLDFLLDLPSEEGLHLVAFAEGALDALKAAFREGARSLVLLSPVLFRDALLGARLGALRFGLERGGVEGFARVGRALFFGALSAGSEEVYEAWKEGLSEAGLWRWLGRLEALTDERRWLRGTEARVLVVQGALDAFTPPLHGAKVADFAKGEALRFVVDEAGHLVPWEAQEEVRDLVADFLLGEGFRPLPGGLAL from the coding sequence GTGGGCGAGATCCGGCTCTTTCCCGGCCTCCTCGCCCCCCCGGCGGGGCTGGACTTCCTCTTGGACCTCCCTTCGGAGGAGGGGCTTCACCTCGTGGCCTTCGCCGAGGGGGCCTTGGACGCGCTGAAGGCGGCCTTCCGGGAGGGGGCGAGAAGCCTCGTCCTCCTCTCCCCGGTCCTCTTCCGGGACGCGCTCCTTGGGGCGCGGCTTGGCGCCTTGCGCTTCGGCTTGGAGCGGGGCGGGGTGGAGGGGTTTGCCCGGGTGGGCCGGGCCCTCTTCTTCGGGGCCTTAAGTGCGGGGAGCGAGGAGGTCTACGAGGCCTGGAAGGAGGGCCTGAGCGAGGCGGGGCTTTGGCGGTGGCTTGGGCGCCTCGAGGCCCTCACCGACGAAAGGCGCTGGCTTCGGGGCACCGAGGCCCGGGTCCTCGTGGTCCAGGGGGCCCTGGACGCTTTCACGCCCCCCCTTCACGGGGCCAAGGTGGCGGACTTCGCCAAGGGGGAGGCCCTCCGCTTCGTGGTGGACGAGGCCGGGCACCTCGTGCCCTGGGAGGCCCAGGAGGAGGTCCGGGACCTGGTGGCGGACTTCCTCCTGGGGGAGGGGTTCAGGCCCCTGCCCGGGGGGCTCGCCTTATGA
- a CDS encoding alpha/beta fold hydrolase: MRRTGYLHLYGLNLVFDRVGKGPPVLLVAEEASRWPEALPEGYTFYLLDLPGYGRTEGPRMAPEELAHFVAGFAVMMNLGSPWVLLRGLGLALGPHLEALGLRALPAEGVEITEVLSSKLSYGSIDPGGNL, translated from the coding sequence ATGAGGCGCACGGGCTACCTCCACCTCTACGGCCTGAACCTGGTCTTTGACCGGGTGGGGAAGGGGCCTCCCGTCCTCTTGGTGGCCGAGGAGGCTTCCCGCTGGCCCGAGGCGCTTCCCGAGGGGTACACCTTCTACCTCCTGGACCTGCCCGGGTACGGCAGGACCGAGGGGCCGAGGATGGCCCCCGAGGAGCTCGCCCACTTCGTCGCGGGCTTCGCGGTCATGATGAACCTGGGCTCCCCCTGGGTCCTCCTCCGGGGCTTGGGGCTGGCCCTCGGGCCCCACCTCGAGGCCCTGGGCCTCCGCGCCCTCCCGGCGGAGGGGGTGGAGATTACAGAGGTCTTGTCAAGTAAACTTAGCTATGGTAGCATAGACCCAGGAGGTAACCTATGA